One segment of Halomonas sp. TD01 DNA contains the following:
- a CDS encoding metallophosphoesterase, which produces MRLRILSDLHLEFFDGNRELPEVEADLIILAGDIHQRTEGLAWARQRFPEMPILYVPGNHEFYGTCMPLLREELAIEAERLGIELMDNRAVTLNGVRFYGTTLWTDFALYADDPTKDPVETVSKALRVMPDFKIVQTSPGVTFSPLASQQLHAEALAWLESELALPFEGPKVVVSHHAPLRDCIPGQYQGDVLSPAFASHLPHLMGKMDLWVHGHVHEPVDTLCNGTRIIANPGGYPYEFSPALFEPSLVVEVDL; this is translated from the coding sequence ATGCGCTTGCGAATTTTATCTGACCTTCATTTGGAGTTTTTTGACGGCAACCGTGAATTACCCGAGGTAGAGGCCGATCTCATCATCTTGGCAGGCGATATTCATCAGAGAACGGAAGGGCTTGCCTGGGCTAGGCAACGGTTTCCAGAAATGCCTATTTTATATGTGCCGGGAAATCATGAGTTTTATGGTACCTGTATGCCGTTACTGCGTGAGGAGCTAGCAATAGAAGCCGAACGACTAGGCATTGAACTCATGGATAACCGTGCCGTTACTCTCAATGGAGTGCGTTTTTATGGCACTACGCTGTGGACTGACTTTGCGCTGTACGCTGATGATCCAACCAAGGATCCAGTGGAGACAGTATCCAAAGCGTTGCGTGTAATGCCCGACTTTAAAATCGTTCAGACCTCGCCTGGGGTAACGTTTTCACCGCTGGCGAGCCAACAGTTACACGCTGAAGCGCTAGCATGGCTTGAAAGTGAGCTGGCTTTACCGTTTGAAGGCCCGAAGGTGGTGGTCAGTCATCATGCCCCGCTGCGCGACTGCATCCCTGGCCAATACCAGGGCGATGTACTTTCGCCTGCGTTTGCTTCCCACCTTCCTCATTTAATGGGCAAGATGGATCTATGGGTGCATGGTCATGTTCATGAGCCGGTGGATACTTTGTGTAACGGCACGCGCATCATCGCTAATCCAGGCGGTTATCCCTATGAGTTCTCTCCAGCTCTTTTTGAGCCGAGTTTGGTGGTTGAGGTTGATTTATAG
- a CDS encoding alpha/beta fold hydrolase, whose amino-acid sequence MVLPTINCDINYPESTFHDRWVATPYGRVFTRTWEAPHVHSDVPIVLFHDSLGCVDLWRSFPAALCASTQRRVIAYDRLGFGRSDACVAPPLLSFIDDEPSTSFAALQNAFQLTRFIALGHSVGGCMAVHCAGQYAEQCQGVITIAAQALNEPRTRHGIEEARAVFQMPEQFAKLEKYHGDKARWVLNGWIDTWLHPAFEHWSLIPALNRVHCPTLVLHGEKDEYGSHRQPECIARYTSGAAHSEILPGVGHVPHREAEAVVVNYVREFIERLAP is encoded by the coding sequence ATGGTGCTACCAACTATCAATTGTGACATTAATTATCCTGAATCTACTTTCCATGACCGCTGGGTAGCAACTCCTTATGGTCGCGTGTTTACTCGTACTTGGGAAGCACCGCATGTGCACTCTGACGTGCCCATTGTTCTGTTTCATGACTCTCTGGGCTGTGTTGATTTATGGCGCAGTTTTCCAGCAGCGCTATGTGCGTCGACCCAACGGCGAGTGATTGCTTATGATCGTCTAGGTTTTGGGCGCTCCGATGCGTGCGTGGCACCGCCACTACTGAGCTTTATCGACGATGAACCCTCTACTAGCTTTGCGGCACTTCAGAACGCGTTTCAGCTAACGCGTTTTATTGCGCTGGGGCATAGTGTCGGCGGTTGTATGGCGGTGCACTGTGCAGGGCAGTATGCAGAGCAGTGCCAAGGAGTGATTACCATTGCAGCGCAGGCGTTAAACGAACCACGCACGCGACACGGTATTGAAGAGGCACGGGCCGTGTTTCAAATGCCGGAACAATTTGCCAAATTAGAAAAGTATCACGGCGATAAAGCTCGTTGGGTACTGAATGGCTGGATAGACACGTGGTTGCATCCAGCGTTTGAACACTGGTCACTTATTCCCGCACTTAACCGCGTCCATTGCCCAACGCTAGTGCTTCATGGTGAAAAAGATGAGTATGGCTCGCACCGTCAACCAGAATGCATCGCTCGCTATACCAGTGGTGCTGCGCACAGTGAGATACTGCCGGGCGTTGGGCATGTGCCCCACCGTGAAGCGGAAGCAGTGGTTGTTAATTATGTTAGAGAATTTATTGAGCGGCTTGCTCCATGA
- the speG gene encoding spermidine N1-acetyltransferase: protein MENQLYLRALERNDLRFVHELNNNQSIMSYWFEEPYESFDELEELYNKHIHDNAERRFVAEDSDGHAIGLVELIEIDYIHRSGEFQIIITPDHQGKGFARSLIRQALHYSFTILNLHKIYLIVAVENVKAIHLYEESGFIEEGHLVQEFFINGKYRDVKRMYILQDTYLAQLA from the coding sequence ATGGAGAATCAACTTTATTTACGTGCGTTAGAGCGGAATGATTTGCGCTTTGTCCACGAGTTAAATAACAACCAGAGCATTATGTCGTATTGGTTTGAAGAGCCTTACGAATCATTTGACGAGCTGGAGGAGCTTTATAACAAACACATTCATGACAACGCCGAACGGCGCTTCGTAGCGGAGGATAGCGACGGGCATGCCATCGGTTTAGTCGAGCTGATTGAAATCGACTACATTCATCGCAGCGGTGAATTTCAGATCATTATCACGCCAGATCACCAGGGCAAAGGATTCGCTCGGTCATTGATCCGTCAAGCGCTGCACTACTCGTTCACAATTTTAAACCTACACAAAATATATCTGATTGTGGCGGTGGAAAACGTCAAAGCGATTCATCTCTACGAGGAGAGCGGCTTCATTGAAGAGGGGCACTTGGTTCAAGAGTTCTTTATCAACGGCAAATACCGTGATGTTAAGCGGATGTATATTTTGCAAGACACCTACCTTGCGCAGCTGGCTTGA
- a CDS encoding NAD(P)/FAD-dependent oxidoreductase yields MNELAKRYGEADALLAYRACAEAIGELETLAAGLGDVDFERQKSLYYASNEEDVALLKEELALRQKHGFDADWLESKAVLAEYGFVAPGAILTQLAAAIDPYRMAYQLFSRVVERGGEVYDRTQMKTMTPDEQGVTLTLVNGAKLRCQYVVMAAGYESQAWLPELVAVNRSSYALITDPLPPEALGKLRHTMVWESARPYLYMRTTRDGRLLVGGDDDDEDIPKRRDARVEKKAEGLARKIEALWPKLDINPTFSWGGTFAETDDGLPFFGPHEAHGPRVHFAMAYGGNGISYSMIGAKLLLSLIEGKQHPLAALFSFQRLTR; encoded by the coding sequence ATGAACGAGTTAGCCAAGCGCTATGGGGAAGCCGATGCGTTGCTTGCTTATCGTGCCTGTGCCGAGGCCATTGGTGAGCTTGAAACCTTGGCAGCTGGGTTGGGTGATGTAGATTTTGAGCGCCAGAAAAGCCTTTATTACGCCAGTAATGAAGAAGACGTAGCGCTATTAAAAGAAGAGTTAGCGTTGCGTCAAAAGCACGGCTTTGACGCTGACTGGCTTGAAAGCAAGGCAGTGTTGGCCGAGTATGGCTTTGTGGCACCTGGGGCTATTCTTACCCAGTTAGCTGCCGCTATTGACCCATACCGCATGGCGTACCAGCTGTTTTCCAGGGTTGTTGAGCGCGGTGGGGAAGTATACGACCGCACACAAATGAAGACGATGACGCCTGATGAACAGGGCGTCACGCTGACGCTAGTTAATGGTGCCAAGCTGCGTTGCCAGTACGTGGTGATGGCCGCAGGGTATGAATCGCAAGCCTGGTTGCCCGAACTGGTGGCCGTCAACCGCAGCAGCTATGCACTTATCACCGACCCGCTACCGCCTGAGGCGTTAGGTAAGTTACGCCACACCATGGTGTGGGAATCTGCACGACCTTACCTCTACATGCGCACTACCCGGGACGGACGGCTTCTTGTGGGCGGCGATGATGACGATGAAGATATTCCCAAGCGTCGTGACGCACGGGTAGAGAAGAAAGCCGAAGGGTTGGCACGCAAGATAGAGGCGCTATGGCCTAAACTTGATATTAACCCGACGTTCTCCTGGGGCGGCACCTTTGCAGAAACCGACGACGGCCTGCCGTTTTTTGGTCCCCATGAGGCACACGGTCCAAGGGTGCATTTTGCAATGGCTTATGGTGGCAATGGAATCAGCTATAGCATGATTGGGGCCAAACTGCTGCTGTCGCTTATTGAAGGCAAACAGCATCCCTTAGCCGCGCTTTTTTCGTTCCAGCGACTGACGAGATAG
- a CDS encoding FAD-dependent oxidoreductase, with amino-acid sequence MDLKSGYPFWAVKNGLLKTFPQLTRDHQCEIAIIGGGITGALIADEISRNGHYVVVLERRDVGWGSSAASTALLQYEIDTI; translated from the coding sequence ATGGATCTGAAAAGCGGTTATCCCTTTTGGGCAGTCAAAAATGGCCTATTGAAAACTTTCCCGCAGCTTACCCGCGACCATCAATGCGAGATTGCTATAATCGGTGGTGGCATTACTGGCGCACTAATCGCCGATGAGATTAGCCGCAATGGCCATTATGTGGTGGTGCTTGAACGTCGTGACGTGGGGTGGGGGAGTTCGGCTGCTAGCACGGCGTTACTGCAGTACGAAATTGATACCATATGA
- the ltaE gene encoding low-specificity L-threonine aldolase produces MIDLRSDTVTRPTAAMRDAMMAAPVGDDVWGDDPTVNAFQEKLAEQTGKEAALLFPSGTQSNLVALMAHCERGDEYIVGQSAHTYRYEGGGAAVLGSIQPQPIENAADGSLPLEKISAAVKADDFHFARTKLLALENTIGGKVLNADYVLKATELARERGLATHLDGARLFNAAVATDASLKQLCLPFDSVSLCFSKGLGAPIGSALVGSQALIDRARRWRKMVGGGMRQSGIIAAACQYALEHHVTDLSHDHHRAARLAEGLAKLPGVEITAQATNMVFTHFPDEHVKPLSAWLKEHGILIELLYATRFVVHRDIDDTDIDKVIAVMQSYFSRH; encoded by the coding sequence ATGATTGACCTACGCAGTGACACGGTAACCCGCCCTACCGCCGCTATGAGAGATGCCATGATGGCCGCGCCGGTTGGCGATGACGTGTGGGGCGATGATCCAACGGTTAACGCGTTTCAGGAAAAGCTAGCAGAGCAAACAGGCAAAGAAGCGGCACTGCTGTTCCCAAGCGGCACACAAAGCAACCTAGTGGCGCTAATGGCTCACTGTGAACGCGGCGATGAGTACATTGTCGGGCAGTCCGCCCATACTTATCGCTATGAAGGCGGCGGTGCTGCAGTGTTAGGCAGTATCCAGCCACAGCCTATTGAAAATGCCGCCGATGGCAGCTTGCCATTGGAAAAAATCAGTGCAGCGGTAAAAGCCGATGATTTCCATTTTGCGCGCACAAAGCTGCTAGCGCTAGAAAACACCATCGGCGGCAAAGTGCTAAACGCAGACTACGTATTAAAGGCCACTGAGCTTGCCCGGGAACGTGGGCTGGCAACGCACTTAGACGGCGCGCGACTATTTAATGCAGCAGTAGCCACTGATGCCTCACTCAAGCAGCTCTGTTTGCCGTTTGACAGCGTCTCGCTATGCTTTTCGAAAGGCCTGGGCGCTCCCATCGGCTCTGCCTTAGTGGGCTCGCAAGCATTGATCGACCGCGCACGTCGCTGGCGTAAAATGGTCGGTGGTGGCATGCGCCAATCAGGCATTATCGCCGCCGCCTGCCAGTATGCTCTGGAGCATCACGTAACTGACTTATCCCATGACCACCACCGTGCAGCACGCTTGGCAGAAGGTTTGGCAAAGCTGCCCGGCGTCGAGATTACTGCTCAAGCAACCAATATGGTGTTCACGCATTTTCCCGACGAACATGTGAAGCCGCTCTCCGCTTGGCTAAAAGAGCATGGCATTTTAATTGAGCTACTCTACGCCACGCGTTTTGTTGTCCACCGGGATATTGATGATACTGATATCGATAAAGTAATAGCTGTGATGCAAAGCTATTTCAGTCGCCACTAA
- a CDS encoding LysE/ArgO family amino acid transporter: MWESYLTGLVVSGGIIMAIGAQNAYVLGLAVRREYHWWSAGLCMSADIILLTAGMFGASAFLLTMPNAMEAMRWVGVVFLSWLAAQALLRAVSGREGLQAGGVKARSLRGVLLATLAVTVLNPQVYLDTLLLIPAIGAQQESAGVFVAGASTASVMWFSLLAWGGAALSPWLSRPGAWRTIDGLIGLMMAAIAIHLALGSTLL; this comes from the coding sequence ATGTGGGAAAGCTACTTAACGGGCTTAGTGGTATCTGGCGGGATCATCATGGCTATCGGGGCGCAAAATGCTTACGTGCTGGGGTTGGCAGTGCGTCGTGAATACCACTGGTGGTCAGCTGGGTTGTGTATGAGCGCGGATATTATCTTGCTAACTGCCGGTATGTTTGGTGCCAGCGCGTTTTTACTGACGATGCCAAATGCGATGGAAGCCATGCGCTGGGTAGGCGTGGTGTTTTTAAGCTGGTTGGCCGCTCAGGCATTACTGCGGGCTGTTAGCGGGCGCGAAGGGTTGCAGGCGGGTGGCGTAAAAGCTCGGAGCTTGCGCGGAGTGCTACTGGCAACCTTGGCCGTTACAGTACTGAACCCCCAAGTGTATCTGGACACGCTATTGTTAATTCCTGCCATTGGTGCCCAGCAAGAAAGTGCCGGAGTGTTCGTTGCAGGTGCATCGACTGCCTCTGTTATGTGGTTCAGCCTGCTGGCGTGGGGCGGGGCCGCGCTTTCGCCTTGGCTTTCCCGCCCGGGAGCGTGGCGTACTATTGATGGGCTAATTGGCCTGATGATGGCGGCTATTGCTATACACTTGGCCCTGGGGTCTACGTTGCTTTGA
- the fhuB gene encoding Fe(3+)-hydroxamate ABC transporter permease FhuB: protein MLGGARFAQRIGGISPAKACFLLSLPMVVLFWVGLKGQGGFTLGLQALVAPSFENVDELLLYYAWWPRLSIALLAGGGLGLAGVLMQQVLRNPLASPTTLGVASGANLALMTATLMTPGLLAMGREWVALLGGALAVGLVFLLSWRRGLAPIVVVLAGLVVNLYLGALSTALLLYNHEALSGLLIWGAGSLAQNGWDGVAILWPRLAISCVAAWFLLRPLAVLELDDASAKSLGVSLTYLRFAGMGLAVFITGSIVSVVGIIGFIGLAAPNIVRMAGARRLGPRLLWSTLLGAVLLATTDLLLQQFSGMAAAFIPTGAITGALGAPLLMWLIPRLKLQGDRPPKGAGVFANRHPAPSRLATGLLIALLAATVLGLLVGQGVDGWYWLAPHHWGVMQWRFPRVMAAAASGLMLAIAGTILQRLSANPMASPEVLGISGGCAIALILGIFLLPAPTNMMLIGVGTLGAFATLLVLVVINRKSGYLPERLLLTGVAVSALFDAVRSVMLAGGDPRGQQVIAWLAGSTYYVDVTNAIVVGGIAAVLALVTLPFTRWLDILPLGAPTAKALGLTLNRARLALLLLVALLTACATLVVGPLSFIGLLAPHMARLLGFSRAGQHLLGAALTGMLLMVLADWVGRQIIFPYEIPAGLVASLVGGAYFMWGLRRL from the coding sequence ATGTTAGGTGGCGCGCGATTTGCCCAGCGAATAGGAGGAATATCGCCCGCGAAAGCTTGCTTTCTACTTAGCCTGCCGATGGTGGTGCTGTTCTGGGTGGGCCTGAAGGGGCAGGGTGGTTTTACGCTGGGTCTGCAGGCATTAGTGGCGCCCTCCTTCGAAAACGTTGACGAACTATTGCTTTACTATGCGTGGTGGCCGCGCCTTTCGATCGCGCTACTAGCTGGTGGCGGCTTGGGGTTAGCGGGGGTGCTGATGCAGCAGGTGTTGCGCAACCCGCTGGCATCGCCGACAACTTTAGGGGTGGCATCGGGTGCCAACCTTGCGCTTATGACCGCCACCTTGATGACCCCTGGGCTATTAGCGATGGGACGTGAGTGGGTCGCTTTACTGGGTGGTGCGTTGGCGGTGGGGTTAGTTTTCCTGCTTTCCTGGCGGCGTGGATTGGCGCCGATCGTAGTAGTGTTGGCGGGGCTGGTGGTGAATCTGTATTTAGGGGCGCTTTCTACAGCGCTACTGCTGTATAACCACGAGGCGCTCTCTGGGCTGCTGATCTGGGGCGCTGGTTCGCTGGCGCAGAACGGTTGGGATGGCGTTGCGATTCTCTGGCCTCGGTTGGCAATTAGTTGCGTGGCAGCATGGTTTCTGCTGCGCCCCCTAGCGGTGCTGGAGTTGGACGATGCCAGTGCTAAGAGCCTGGGGGTCTCGCTAACCTATTTACGCTTTGCGGGGATGGGGCTGGCGGTTTTTATTACCGGTAGCATCGTTAGCGTGGTGGGTATCATCGGCTTTATTGGCTTAGCGGCACCCAATATTGTGCGTATGGCGGGTGCGCGGCGCTTAGGGCCGCGGCTGCTTTGGTCGACGTTGCTGGGAGCCGTGCTGTTGGCCACCACTGACCTATTGCTTCAGCAGTTCTCTGGCATGGCAGCGGCCTTTATTCCTACTGGGGCGATTACCGGTGCGCTGGGTGCACCGCTTTTAATGTGGCTGATTCCGCGTTTGAAGCTGCAGGGCGATCGGCCACCGAAAGGTGCGGGCGTTTTCGCCAATCGCCATCCTGCACCGTCACGCTTGGCTACCGGTTTACTGATCGCGTTGCTGGCCGCGACAGTGCTTGGGTTGTTAGTCGGCCAGGGGGTGGACGGTTGGTATTGGCTAGCGCCCCATCACTGGGGTGTTATGCAGTGGCGTTTTCCTCGGGTAATGGCGGCTGCGGCCAGTGGATTAATGCTGGCGATTGCAGGCACTATTCTTCAGCGACTTTCCGCTAACCCCATGGCCAGCCCTGAAGTGTTGGGTATCAGCGGAGGCTGCGCCATTGCGCTAATTTTGGGGATTTTCTTACTGCCCGCGCCCACCAACATGATGTTGATTGGCGTAGGTACCCTGGGGGCTTTTGCAACGCTGTTAGTGTTGGTCGTTATCAACCGCAAGAGCGGTTATCTCCCCGAACGTTTGCTGCTTACCGGGGTGGCGGTCAGTGCACTGTTTGATGCAGTGCGCAGCGTGATGCTGGCAGGCGGCGACCCGCGAGGCCAGCAGGTGATTGCCTGGCTGGCGGGCTCCACCTATTACGTAGATGTCACCAATGCGATAGTTGTGGGGGGTATTGCCGCTGTACTGGCGCTGGTTACGCTGCCCTTTACCCGCTGGCTAGATATCTTGCCCTTGGGCGCACCGACGGCCAAGGCCCTTGGGTTAACGCTCAACCGTGCTCGTTTAGCGTTACTGCTGTTGGTAGCACTGCTAACTGCCTGCGCCACCCTGGTGGTGGGGCCGCTTTCGTTTATTGGCCTGCTGGCGCCGCATATGGCACGCCTGCTGGGCTTCTCTCGGGCAGGGCAGCATCTGCTGGGGGCCGCGTTAACCGGCATGTTATTGATGGTGTTGGCCGACTGGGTGGGCCGTCAGATTATTTTCCCTTATGAGATACCGGCAGGCTTGGTCGCTTCCTTGGTTGGCGGTGCCTACTTTATGTGGGGGCTGCGGCGACTATAA
- a CDS encoding siderophore-interacting protein, with amino-acid sequence MAAKQSYQLFDITLARRTQVSASLVKFTFSGPNVSHMATYAPDQRIKLFFPEGDGTLDPLFEIAKREENDWYDAYRALPDAQRPAARTYTIRALRSEQAEVDVEFVLHGDNGPASRWAMRARTGDRLVMAAPVANAEGPKQGYEWKPPKDVRRILIIADETALPAAAGILEALDDLPLIANVEALFEVPRSDDVQPLPQVAKLRWLARDGEPHSKHGELLLRALRDIDLQKEIAALGGSPATHGSKDKNSEDELDHDELGQDENAPLWEPATQDNSAPFYAWIAAETKVAMTLRRYLINECGLPKQYVTSMGYWRLGKANG; translated from the coding sequence ATGGCGGCCAAGCAGAGCTACCAGCTTTTCGATATCACCTTAGCTCGGCGCACCCAAGTCAGCGCCTCGTTAGTTAAATTCACGTTTAGCGGTCCTAACGTCAGCCACATGGCGACCTACGCACCAGATCAGCGCATCAAACTGTTCTTTCCAGAAGGTGATGGCACTCTCGACCCACTATTTGAGATCGCTAAACGGGAAGAAAATGATTGGTACGATGCCTACCGCGCCTTGCCCGATGCCCAGCGGCCCGCCGCGCGCACTTATACCATTCGCGCGCTCCGCTCAGAACAGGCCGAGGTAGATGTAGAGTTCGTTTTGCACGGCGACAATGGGCCTGCATCACGCTGGGCAATGCGCGCCCGAACAGGTGACCGCTTAGTCATGGCAGCCCCCGTCGCCAATGCGGAAGGCCCAAAACAGGGTTACGAATGGAAACCGCCTAAGGACGTGCGACGTATCCTGATTATCGCCGACGAAACGGCGCTTCCCGCCGCCGCTGGCATACTCGAAGCGCTTGACGATTTACCTCTCATAGCCAACGTCGAAGCGCTTTTTGAAGTCCCTCGTAGCGACGATGTTCAACCACTGCCCCAGGTCGCCAAGCTGCGCTGGCTAGCGCGTGATGGAGAGCCCCACAGCAAGCATGGCGAGCTGCTGCTGAGAGCATTGCGCGATATCGATTTACAAAAAGAGATTGCTGCTCTGGGGGGCAGTCCTGCGACTCATGGCAGTAAAGATAAAAACAGCGAGGATGAACTGGATCATGATGAACTGGGTCAGGATGAAAACGCCCCGCTCTGGGAACCCGCCACTCAGGACAACAGCGCCCCCTTCTACGCCTGGATCGCTGCTGAAACCAAGGTCGCCATGACGCTGCGCCGCTACCTGATTAACGAGTGCGGTTTACCCAAACAGTACGTCACCAGCATGGGCTACTGGCGACTGGGTAAGGCCAATGGCTAA
- a CDS encoding inositol monophosphatase family protein has translation MLENENSLLETVKQAAYEAGALLREGYSQKGRIAFEQKGASDFVSYYDTAAENIIIDCISSAFPDIAFLGEESGLAPTDSDYTVIIDPLDGTSNFLHGVPHFSVSIAVTKGDVLIIGVVYQPLLDEMLWAGQGAGAFLNDRPLTTPAPRPLTEMLVSTCLPYHDKGDCAIALNQLATLMPQVAGIRSPGSAALEIAYLSLGRFDAFWSQGAKLDFWDIAAGIVISREAGYTVTDLTGEPNPAQWNSLIAAHPERHSQLLAYLTSY, from the coding sequence ATGCTTGAGAATGAAAACAGCTTGCTGGAAACAGTTAAGCAAGCTGCCTATGAGGCTGGCGCGCTGTTGCGCGAGGGGTATTCGCAAAAGGGACGGATTGCATTTGAGCAAAAGGGGGCATCTGACTTTGTTAGCTACTACGATACTGCAGCCGAGAATATCATTATCGACTGCATCAGCAGCGCTTTTCCCGATATTGCGTTCCTCGGCGAAGAAAGCGGTCTGGCCCCCACCGATAGCGACTACACCGTGATCATAGACCCCCTTGATGGCACCAGCAATTTTCTACATGGAGTGCCTCACTTCTCGGTGTCGATCGCAGTCACCAAGGGTGATGTGCTGATCATCGGCGTTGTCTATCAACCACTGCTTGATGAGATGCTATGGGCAGGCCAAGGCGCAGGCGCTTTTCTCAATGATCGCCCGTTAACAACACCAGCCCCTCGCCCACTGACTGAGATGCTGGTGAGCACCTGCCTGCCCTACCATGACAAAGGCGACTGCGCGATAGCCCTAAATCAACTCGCCACTCTAATGCCTCAGGTGGCAGGCATCCGCAGTCCTGGCTCAGCGGCGCTAGAAATTGCCTACCTCAGTCTAGGCCGTTTCGATGCCTTTTGGTCTCAGGGCGCTAAGCTCGACTTTTGGGATATCGCCGCTGGCATTGTGATTTCCCGAGAAGCTGGTTACACCGTCACAGACCTCACTGGCGAGCCAAATCCTGCTCAATGGAATAGCCTAATTGCAGCGCACCCTGAGCGGCATAGCCAACTGCTAGCGTATTTAACCTCTTACTGA
- the ykgO gene encoding type B 50S ribosomal protein L36, whose product MQVLSSLKSTKTRHPDCQVVKRRGRLYVICKTNPRFKARQGGKHKK is encoded by the coding sequence GTGCAAGTACTTAGCTCACTTAAGTCCACCAAAACCCGCCATCCTGATTGCCAAGTGGTCAAGCGTCGCGGGCGGCTCTATGTTATTTGTAAGACGAATCCTCGTTTCAAAGCGCGCCAGGGAGGCAAGCACAAAAAATAA
- a CDS encoding type B 50S ribosomal protein L31, with amino-acid sequence MRKGIHPAYDYVVFRDTSCGTTFRIRSTCTSQQIIVWEDGKTYPLIDLDVSSASHPFYTGEQRRVSAEGRVARFQQRFGRVLRQPPDAK; translated from the coding sequence ATGCGAAAGGGGATTCATCCTGCCTATGACTACGTTGTGTTCCGCGATACCAGCTGTGGCACCACTTTCCGGATCCGTTCTACCTGCACCTCACAGCAGATAATTGTCTGGGAAGATGGCAAGACCTATCCATTGATTGACCTAGATGTTTCTAGTGCTTCCCACCCTTTCTATACCGGCGAGCAGCGCAGAGTTTCCGCAGAAGGCCGGGTGGCACGTTTCCAACAGCGCTTCGGCAGGGTTTTGCGCCAGCCCCCTGACGCCAAATAG
- a CDS encoding glycerophosphodiester phosphodiesterase family protein has translation MTYSDFLTTTLVVGGLLAANTVHAQEATDSEDALISAAQQVTLGPRPLFLVNDMSTDNDHERALKASLLNCAAEQTQWQRSPLTIGHRGAPLQFPEHTLESYIAGAQGGAGILECDVTFTADEELVCRHSQCDLHYTTNIVETDLAAKCSVPPVVDEANDQLMNAADIRCCTSDITLAEFRSLQGTMEGVNTDATTLEEYLSGTPEWRTELYATRGTLMSHADSIALFQKLGVQMTPELKAPEVEMPFTPEFTQQAYAQKMIDEYKAAGIRPNNVLPQSFNLDDVLYWIEHEPEFAKQAVYLDGRYSDEGFDHTNPDTWQPSMQSLVESGVQIIAPPTWMLVEENPAFGNDGQERRLQPSLYAQRAREAGLAIITWTLERSGPLGEGRQWYHSTTEDVIKRDGDKLITLDALVNEVGVIGVFSDWPATVAFYDNCSQRGAP, from the coding sequence ATGACCTATTCTGATTTTCTAACCACCACACTTGTCGTCGGTGGCCTGCTGGCCGCTAACACCGTTCATGCCCAAGAAGCGACAGACTCGGAGGATGCCCTGATTAGCGCAGCACAGCAGGTAACGCTAGGGCCGCGCCCGTTGTTCTTGGTAAATGATATGAGCACAGATAACGATCACGAGCGTGCTCTGAAAGCTTCTTTATTGAACTGCGCTGCTGAGCAAACCCAGTGGCAACGGTCTCCATTGACGATTGGGCATCGTGGCGCGCCGTTACAGTTTCCTGAACATACCCTTGAATCGTATATTGCTGGCGCTCAAGGTGGTGCAGGCATTCTGGAGTGCGATGTCACCTTCACCGCCGATGAGGAGCTCGTCTGCCGCCATTCCCAGTGCGACTTACACTACACCACCAACATCGTCGAGACAGACTTAGCTGCAAAATGCAGCGTGCCTCCCGTTGTTGATGAAGCCAATGACCAGCTAATGAATGCGGCAGATATTCGCTGCTGTACAAGCGACATTACCTTGGCTGAATTTCGCAGCCTGCAAGGCACCATGGAGGGAGTAAACACCGATGCCACCACCCTCGAAGAGTATCTTTCAGGCACGCCTGAGTGGCGCACAGAGCTTTATGCTACCCGCGGCACATTGATGAGCCATGCCGACAGTATTGCTCTCTTTCAGAAGCTTGGAGTGCAGATGACCCCAGAACTGAAAGCGCCTGAGGTAGAGATGCCGTTTACGCCAGAGTTCACGCAGCAGGCATACGCACAAAAAATGATAGATGAGTACAAAGCGGCAGGCATTCGCCCTAACAATGTGCTCCCGCAGTCGTTCAATCTGGATGATGTACTTTATTGGATTGAGCATGAGCCAGAATTTGCTAAGCAGGCAGTTTACTTGGATGGCCGCTACAGCGATGAAGGCTTTGATCACACTAACCCTGATACGTGGCAGCCAAGCATGCAGTCGCTGGTGGAAAGCGGTGTCCAAATTATTGCTCCACCTACCTGGATGCTGGTCGAAGAGAACCCAGCGTTTGGCAATGACGGGCAGGAAAGGCGCCTACAACCTTCACTTTATGCCCAGCGCGCCCGGGAAGCAGGCCTAGCCATAATTACCTGGACACTTGAGCGCTCGGGGCCGCTGGGGGAAGGCAGACAGTGGTACCACAGCACCACTGAAGATGTCATTAAGCGTGATGGCGACAAACTGATCACCCTGGACGCCCTCGTCAATGAAGTGGGAGTCATCGGCGTATTCAGCGATTGGCCCGCCACAGTTGCTTTCTATGACAACTGTTCCCAGCGGGGGGCTCCATGA